Proteins from a single region of Desulfolutivibrio sulfoxidireducens:
- a CDS encoding LysE family translocator: protein MTFYFLKGLAIGLIIAMPFGPVGLLCLQRAITMGLRVGLLSGLGAGLADTFYGAVAAFGLTYISDFLTAHHILLQSVGGAFLAVMGVRLYLAKKAPKQIELSHSHFAGAFASIFFLTLTNPMTFVAFLAIFAGFGLGQAETRVHHAVAVVVGVFFGAMVWWVAIALGGKLLRFRLLNQLPKIRKGSGVIIILFGIWAVLDAVFRFPSLLP from the coding sequence ATGACGTTCTACTTCCTCAAAGGCCTGGCCATCGGCCTGATCATCGCCATGCCGTTTGGTCCTGTGGGGCTTTTGTGCCTGCAGCGGGCCATCACCATGGGGCTTCGGGTGGGGCTTTTAAGCGGCCTGGGCGCGGGACTGGCCGACACCTTTTACGGGGCCGTGGCCGCCTTCGGCCTGACCTACATTTCGGATTTTCTGACCGCCCACCACATCCTTTTGCAGTCCGTGGGCGGGGCCTTTCTGGCCGTCATGGGCGTGCGCCTGTACCTGGCCAAAAAGGCCCCGAAACAGATCGAACTCAGCCATTCCCATTTCGCCGGGGCCTTTGCCTCCATCTTTTTTCTGACCCTGACCAACCCCATGACCTTCGTGGCCTTTCTGGCCATCTTCGCCGGGTTCGGCCTGGGCCAGGCCGAGACCAGGGTGCATCACGCCGTGGCCGTGGTGGTGGGGGTGTTTTTCGGGGCCATGGTCTGGTGGGTGGCCATCGCGCTTGGGGGAAAGCTCCTGCGCTTTCGGCTGCTCAACCAGTTGCCCAAGATCCGCAAAGGCTCCGGGGTGATCATCATCCTCTTCGGCATCTGGGCCGTGCTCGACGCCGTGTTCCGCTTCCCGTCGCTTCTGCCATAA
- the galE gene encoding UDP-glucose 4-epimerase GalE, with product MDTTILVTGGAGYIGSHTCKALKQAGFTPVTLDNMVYGHDWAVKWGPLVRGDILSAADLDGVFATHKPAAVVHFAAFAYVGESVQNPAKYYHNNVTGTLSLLDAMRRHGCGHIVFSSTCATYGVPNVLPIPEDHPQHPINPYGWSKLMIEQILRDYEQAYGITHAALRYFNAAGADPDGEIGEDHDPETHLIPLVIKAALGLRGHIEVFGTDYDTPDGTAIRDYIHVTDLADAHVSAISRLLDKAGSVMLNLGTGVGNTVRQVIEAVERVSGRKVPVVEGPRRAGDPPALFANAGGAGRLLGWTPRLSDIDATVATAWNWHEKHGR from the coding sequence ATGGACACAACGATTCTGGTCACCGGCGGGGCCGGGTACATCGGCTCGCACACCTGCAAGGCCCTGAAGCAGGCCGGATTTACCCCGGTGACCCTGGACAACATGGTCTACGGCCACGACTGGGCCGTGAAGTGGGGACCGCTGGTCAGGGGCGACATCCTTTCCGCCGCCGACCTGGACGGGGTGTTCGCCACGCACAAGCCCGCGGCCGTGGTGCATTTCGCGGCATTCGCCTACGTGGGCGAGTCCGTGCAAAATCCGGCCAAATACTATCACAACAACGTCACCGGGACGCTTTCGCTTCTCGACGCCATGCGCCGCCACGGCTGTGGGCACATCGTCTTCTCCAGCACCTGCGCCACCTACGGGGTGCCCAACGTCCTGCCCATCCCCGAGGACCATCCCCAGCATCCCATCAATCCCTACGGCTGGTCCAAGCTCATGATCGAGCAGATCCTTCGCGACTACGAACAGGCCTACGGCATCACCCACGCGGCCCTGCGCTACTTCAACGCCGCCGGGGCCGATCCGGACGGGGAGATCGGCGAGGACCACGATCCCGAGACCCATCTCATTCCCCTGGTCATCAAGGCGGCGCTGGGGCTTCGCGGGCACATCGAGGTCTTCGGCACGGATTACGACACCCCGGACGGCACGGCCATCCGCGACTACATCCACGTCACGGACCTGGCCGACGCCCATGTCTCGGCTATTTCGCGGCTTCTGGACAAGGCTGGTTCGGTCATGCTCAACCTGGGCACCGGGGTGGGCAACACCGTCAGGCAGGTGATCGAGGCCGTGGAGCGGGTTTCCGGCCGGAAGGTGCCGGTTGTGGAGGGTCCCCGCCGGGCCGGCGATCCCCCGGCGCTTTTCGCCAACGCCGGCGGTGCCGGGCGGCTTCTCGGCTGGACGCCGCGCCTTTCGGACATCGACGCCACGGTGGCCACGGCCTGGAACTGGCACGAGAAACACGGCCGGTAG